In Sesamum indicum cultivar Zhongzhi No. 13 linkage group LG8, S_indicum_v1.0, whole genome shotgun sequence, the sequence ttttgttctttttgtttcttgtccCCCAAATGTTTCTCTTCTTTAATGGCGCTTATTTATTGTGCCCCTTTCTTCATTTATCTCCTCATATTAAACACCTTTTCCTCatcaaaaattggaaaaaaagtatagaaaatGTTATTGTGTTCCCCcaaaattttatgcaatttcgTGAGAAGGTAAGGTgatttttaacattatttttcagtttcatTTTGGGTTTTAATGGtgataaattttgtttgttgattCTACCGCAACAGACGGGTGAAATATACTACATAAATTGGAGGACAGGCATGAAAGCAAAGGAGGATCCGCGGGCCACGGCGGAGTACGGCGGCGGATACTACTCAGAGGAGGACAGCAGCTCGTATGACAGTGAAGGGTCGTCGTCGGAATCGTCTCCTTCGTCGTCAAGAGAGCAATGGAGTGGTAATAACAACAATAGTAACAATAATCAAGAAAACTGTTATTATCAAGAAAAGCATGAAAATGAGGAAAACAACAGCAATAATTCGAGTAATGTGCTGGTGGTGGCTGGATGCAAGAGCTGCTTGATGTACT encodes:
- the LOC105168465 gene encoding uncharacterized protein DDB_G0287625, whose amino-acid sequence is MATPNMATITASLERSLQNCSLNHQHSSSSSSSSSTAAPGPDSPQNLAAEAPSLELNSQASLPFHWEQCLDLKTGEIYYINWRTGMKAKEDPRATAEYGGGYYSEEDSSSYDSEGSSSESSPSSSREQWSGNNNNSNNNQENCYYQEKHENEENNSNNSSNVLVVAGCKSCLMYYMVPKQLEICPKCCGQLLHFDRSENGSS